The DNA segment GACGGAGTCCGGCGTTCGCCCCGGATTCGGCGAGCAGCCGCTCGCGCTCAGTGACCGTCACCATCCAGATCGCCGGACAGGGCGGATCGCCGAAGGTCGGGGACGGCGGCTCGACAGCGCGTTCGGGGGGCCGGTCGAGCACCACCCAGTCGAAGGGCTCGCGCCGTCCCCCGGCCGCCGCCGACAGGATCGAGCGTGCCTGAGCCGGTGAACGCGCCTCGGCGATCTCCATGCCCCAGGCCTCCAGGATCGCGCGCGGGGCACGGCGCACCAGACAATCCTCGCCGACGATGAGGACGCGATGCCGACCGAGCGCGCGCGGCGGTGAACCGATGCGTTGCGGCTGGGACTCGGCGATGTGGAAATCGGCCGTGAAGCGAAACAGGCTGCCGACCCCGAACCGACTGCGGACGCGGATGTCGCCGCCCATGAGGCGCGCCAGCTGACGCGAGATCGACAGTCCCAGCCCGGTGCCGCCATAGCGGCGCGTGATGGAGCAATCGGCCTGGGTGAAGGACTGGAACAGACGCTCGACGCCGGCCGGATCCAGGCCGATACCGGTATCGCGCACACTGAAGGACAATCGGATCTGGCCGTCGCGTTCGCCGAGGGCGCGAATCCGTAATTCGATGAATCCGCGCTCGGTGAACTTCACGGCATTGCCGACCAGATTGTTCAGTACCTGTCCCAGACGCATGGGATCGCCGCGCAGAACCTGCGGGGTGCGCGGATCGAGATGATAGTAGAGCGCCAGCCCCTTGGACTCGGCGGCCAGCGAGAACAGTGCCGTGAGCTGATCGAGCACCGCCTCGATCCTGAAATCGACCGTGTCGAGCTGGATCTGACCGGCCTCGATCTTGGAATAGTCGAGCACGTCGTTGAGGATGCGCAGCAGGGCGTCGGAACCCTGGCGGATCTTGTTCATGTAGTCGCGCTGGCGCGAGTCGAGCCCGGAGTCGAGCAGCAGTTGGCCCAGGCCGATGATGGCGTTGAGCGGAGTGCGGATCTCGTGGCTCATGTTGGCCAGGAACTCGCTCTTGGCGCGATTGGCGACCTCGGCGGCCTCCATGGCCCGACGCATCGCCTCTTCCGTGGCCTTGCGCTCGGTCAGGTCGAGGATATGAACGACCATGTGGGATATCGCTCCCTGTTCGTCCCGCACGGCCGAGGCGCTCAGCATGACCGGAATGGGGTGTCCCCGACGATGCAGATAGCGCTTCTCGAACTGCACCCGATCGACGGCCCCCGAGACGAGTTGATCCAGATAGACCAGATCGGCGGTCAGGTCGTCGGGATGCGAGATCGACTGGAAGTCCAGCGCCAGCAATTCGGACTCCGAGTAACCCAGGATGCGGCACAGCACCTGATTGACTTGCAGCCAGTGTCCGTCGGGGGCGACCAGCGCCATCCCGTGCGGGGCGATCTCGAAGGCGGCGCGAAACTTGGCCTCGCTACGCCTGAGACGTTCCTCGGCCAGCCGCGACTCGGTGATGTCCCGATAGATGGCGTAGAACATGTGCCGCCCATCGACGGCCAGTACCTGCACCTGGACATTGACATGACGGATGCTGCCATCCCGGCAGCGATGACGGGTCTCGAAGTCATCGTATCCATGCTGCAGCATGAACCGGATATGACGCTGAACATCCTCCGGATCCTCGTTCGCCTCGTAGTCGGCGATGCGCAGCCGCGCGAACTCCTCGGCGCTGTAGCCGAGCTGCTCGTGCGCGGCGCGATTGAAGTCGAGGGGCAACTGGGTCTCGGGGTCGATGATGACGATCCCCAGCGGGGCCAGCTCGAAGAGCGTGCGCAGGCGCGTCTCCGAGCTGGGTGTGCCGCTGTTGCCGTTGGAGTAGTCTTTCACGGAGGGTCGACCTGAAGTGTCCTCGATGTGTCCTCTAGGAGTCCGTCAGCACGGCCCGGCAGGCGAAGGGCATCTCGGGTTCGGCGCGCTTGACCGATCCCTTGCCCCGCGCCTGACCGCTCAACACCTCGTCGCTCAGCCACCAGGCCAGATCCTCGCCGCAGCCGTCACCGGGCGGGACGGGCGCTTGAGCCTCGCAGCTCGGGCTGTCGGCGGGACAGGCCAGACGCACATGGAAGTGGGCGTCATGCTTCCACCAGGGCCGGACCTTGCGCAGCCAGGCGCGATCGCCGCGCGCCCCCCGGCAGAGCTCCTGTTTGATCGCCGCGTTGACGAAGATGCGATCGACGCGCGGATGACGCGCCGCCGACTCGATCAGGGCGAACTGACTCGGCCCCCAATGTTGGCTGACCGTGCGTCCGCCCGGTGCGACCATACTGGGCGGATCGGAGCGGTTGTCCATCAGTTGCCGGGCCGCCGTCGGCGAATTGGCCAGGGTGAACCAGATATCCACGTCCAGCCCGTTCTGATGACTGCGGTGCGAGGACGACATGAGTCCGCCGCGCGGCTGGCTGAGATCGCCGATCATGACGAATTGACCGCCGCGCTGTTGCTGAGCGCGTCCCAGATCCTCGACGAAACGGATCAGATCCGGATGACCGTAATAGCGGTTGCGATAGCGGCGGATGCTGACATAGCCGGGGCCGGTTTCCGGCAGCGTCTCGGCCCCGCCGATACAGCCGTTGGCCGCACTGCCGATGACTTCGGTCATACCGGACGACGGGCGCTGGACTTGACCCCAGGGCGTGGCGAAGACCGGCGCAGTCAGCAGGCACAGACCCAAAATCAGGCCGAGCCGTATTGCGAATGGCGCCTGTGATCGGGCGCGATGGCGAATCGAAACCGACATATCAGTGTTCTCCCCCATCACATCGGAAAACCGCCGCCCGGCGGCATCCCGCCGGGAGGAAAGCCGCCGCCCGGAGGGAACCCACCCGGCGGCAGCATCCCCGGCGGCAGTCGCCCTTGGAGCGAGCGCATCATCTTGGCCATGCCGCCGCCCTTCATCTTCTTCATCATCTTCTGCATCTGCATGAACTGCTTGAGCAACTGATTGACGTCCTGCACCTGGGTGCCCGAGCCGGCGGCGATACGACGCTTGCGCGACCCCTTGATGACGGCCGGAAACCGGCGCTCGTGCGGCGTCATCGAATTGATGATGGCCACCAGCTTGCCCATCTCCTTGTCGCTGGCCTTGTTCTTGACGTGGTCCGGGATCTGGTTCATGCCGGGGAGCTTCTCCATCAGGCTCATCATGCCCCCCATCCTGTTCATCTGCTCCAACTGCTCCTTGAAGTCGGCCAGATCGAAATCCTTGCCCTTCTTGAGCTTCTTGACCAGCTTCTCGGCCTGATCCTTGTCGACCTTGGCCTGGACCTCCTCGACCAGCGAGACCACGTCGCCCATGCCGAGGATACGTGAGGCCACGCGGTCGGGATGGAAGGGCTCGAGCGCGGTGGTTCGCTCGCCGGTGCCGAGGAATTTGATCGGCTTGCCGGTGATCCGGCGGATCGAGAGCGCCGCGCCGCCGCGCGCGTCACCGTCGGTCTTGGTGAGGATGACACCGGTCAGGGGCAGGGCTTCGTCGAACGCCTTGGCCGTATTGGCCGCGTCCTGACCCGTCATGGAGTCGACCACGAACAGGGTCTCGACCGGCTTGATCGCCTGATGGATGCGCTTGATCTCGTCCATCATCTCGGCATCGACGTGCAGCCGACCGGCGGTGTCGACGATCAGCACGTCCTTGAAACGCTTGCGGGCGCTCTCGAGCGCGCGCTGGGCGATGTGGACCGGATCTTCGTCGCCCTGGCTGGGACAGAACTCGGCCCCGACCTCACCGGCGACGGTGCGCAACTGTTCGATGGCCGCCGGACGATAGACGTCGCAGCTGACCACCATCACGGATTTCTTCTGCTTCTCCTGCAACCAGCGCGCGAGCTTGGCGACGCTGGTGGTCTTGCCCGAGCCCTGCAGACCGGCCATGAGGATGACCGCCGGCGGCTGGGCGGCCAGGTCCAGACGCTCATTGGCCGCGCCCATGATCTTGACCAGTTCATCGTTGACGATCTTGATCAGCACCTGGCCGGGCGTCAGGCTCTTGGTCACGGCCTCGCCGAGCGCCTGCTCGCGGACGTCCTCGATGAACTGGCGCACCACCGGCAGCGCGACATCGGCCTCCAGGAGGGCCATGCGCACTTCGCGCAGGGTGTCCTTGATGTTGTCCTCGGTCAGACGGCCCTGACCGCGCAGATTGGTCAGGACCGTCTCGAAGCGATCCTGGAGATTTTGGAACATGATCGAACCTCGATCCGGGCGTCCCGCGCGAGACACCCTGGGCTAGCGTGAGTGTGGATGGTCGACGGCGAATGTTGCCATCGGTTTACGACAGGACTTTGTGAGTATAATGCACGGCCATCATCGCCCGATACGACTAGGGACGACTTCCAGCCACCGTCATTCGAGCTTCAAGAACGCACCCATGATCCACATCCTCCTTGCCTACGTCGCCACGCTCTGCTATCTGGCCTCGGCCGCCTTCATCGGCATCCGTCTGTTCCGCAAGGAGGGATGGATTCCGCCCCGCGCGCTCGCGATCGCCGTCGGTTTCGGCGGTCTGGTGCTGCACAGTTGGCTGCTCTGGAACGGCGTCTTCAGCCATGCCGGGATCAATCTCGGCTTCTATCACGCGCTGGCGCTCACCTCCTGGACCATCGTCGCGCTGCTCCTGGTCTCCAGCCTGACCAAGCCGGTCGACAATCTGGGGCTGATCCTGCTGCCGGCGGCGGCGCTGAGTCTGCTGCTGGAGGCGCACATGGCCGATGTCGGCTTCATGCGCGAATCGGCCGGCACGGCGCTCAAGATCCATGTGCTGGTGTCGATGCTGGCCTATAGCCTGCTGACGCTGGCGGCGGTGCAGGCGATCCTGCTGGCGGTGCAGGACCATCATCTGCGCAATCGGCATCCGACCGGGTTCGTGCGTACTCTGCCGCCGCTCCAGACCATGGAAAGTCTGCTGTTCGAGATGATCACGGCCGGCTTCGTGCTGCTGACGCTGGCGCTGTTGAGCGGCTTTGCGTTCCTGGAGAACATGTTTGCGCAGCATCTGGTGCACAAGACCGTGCTCTCGGTGCTGGCTTGGCTGGTGTTCGGCGGGCTGCTGGTCGGGCGCTTCCGCAAGGGCTGGCGCGGACGCACGGCCATCGTCTGGACGCTCGGCGGCTTCGCGATCCTGATCCTGGCCTACTTCGGCAGCAAGGCGGTGCTGCAATTCGTCTTGCAGAATGCGGGCTGAGATTATTACAATGCCCTGCTTAAAGCGCCCTTAGCTCAGTCGGTAGAGCATCTGACTTTTAATCAGGTGGTCGCTGGTTCGAGTCCAGCAGGGCGCACCATAATTGAAAAGCCCTTGACCGAATCGGCAAGGGCTTTTTCTTTTCGTGGCTCTTTCGATCGGGTAAGCAGACCGACTGCCTGCCTGCGACTTGGCGACCGCTTTGCATCCAGCCGCCCGATTCTTCCTCTATCTGCTCGTCTGCCTGATGCTGGCAGCGCTACTCACGCCGGCGCTGATGGCTGCGGGCTGGATCGCGATCGAGCCGCATCGTGTCATGGGGCGGCTGGCCCAGTTGCTGATCCTGGTGGGACTCTGGCCATTCCTGCGCTGGCAGGGACTCGCCCGGCGCGAGGCGCTCGGCTACGGGCCGAGCTGGCTCGTCCTGAGGCGCTCGATCATCGGCGGCTGGGTGCTGGGCGTGTTGATCCTCGTGGCGCTGGTGCTCGCCCTGCTCGAACTGGAGATCCGTCTGCCTGATACCAGCCCGGATTCCTGGTCGCAGACGGCGCTGCGTGTCGCTCAGGCGCTGATCGGCGGTCTGTTGATCGGCGTTCTGGAGGAGACCTTCTTCCGTGGCGCCCTCTATTCGGCGATCCGCCGACACAGCGGCGTCCGCTCGGCCATGATCTGGAGCGCCGCGCTCTATGCCGTGCTGCACTTCATGAAACCGGGCGAGCTGCCCGAGCCGGCGGCCTTCGACGGGCT comes from the Allochromatium tepidum genome and includes:
- a CDS encoding PAS domain S-box protein, which produces MKDYSNGNSGTPSSETRLRTLFELAPLGIVIIDPETQLPLDFNRAAHEQLGYSAEEFARLRIADYEANEDPEDVQRHIRFMLQHGYDDFETRHRCRDGSIRHVNVQVQVLAVDGRHMFYAIYRDITESRLAEERLRRSEAKFRAAFEIAPHGMALVAPDGHWLQVNQVLCRILGYSESELLALDFQSISHPDDLTADLVYLDQLVSGAVDRVQFEKRYLHRRGHPIPVMLSASAVRDEQGAISHMVVHILDLTERKATEEAMRRAMEAAEVANRAKSEFLANMSHEIRTPLNAIIGLGQLLLDSGLDSRQRDYMNKIRQGSDALLRILNDVLDYSKIEAGQIQLDTVDFRIEAVLDQLTALFSLAAESKGLALYYHLDPRTPQVLRGDPMRLGQVLNNLVGNAVKFTERGFIELRIRALGERDGQIRLSFSVRDTGIGLDPAGVERLFQSFTQADCSITRRYGGTGLGLSISRQLARLMGGDIRVRSRFGVGSLFRFTADFHIAESQPQRIGSPPRALGRHRVLIVGEDCLVRRAPRAILEAWGMEIAEARSPAQARSILSAAAGGRREPFDWVVLDRPPERAVEPPSPTFGDPPCPAIWMVTVTERERLLAESGANAGLRLLAKPITPSTLFDAMVDLVGDYTLQAQRPARDLDAEAAPLRGVRLLLVEDNATNQQVARDLLERIGCLVTIADDGRQAVECVERDCFDAVLMDVQMPVMDGLSATRAIRARHPRLPIIALTAAALSEDRERCLAAGMNDHLSKPIVLESLIEVLRRWVVPAHAETSAPGVAGRLSPESLQPILERLERLKRLIERNDLVDSTWLDGLVESLRDTPYAGDPLSRLGVAIESFDYDTALVEIDRLSHLLREPES
- the mepA gene encoding penicillin-insensitive murein endopeptidase — translated: MSVSIRHRARSQAPFAIRLGLILGLCLLTAPVFATPWGQVQRPSSGMTEVIGSAANGCIGGAETLPETGPGYVSIRRYRNRYYGHPDLIRFVEDLGRAQQQRGGQFVMIGDLSQPRGGLMSSSHRSHQNGLDVDIWFTLANSPTAARQLMDNRSDPPSMVAPGGRTVSQHWGPSQFALIESAARHPRVDRIFVNAAIKQELCRGARGDRAWLRKVRPWWKHDAHFHVRLACPADSPSCEAQAPVPPGDGCGEDLAWWLSDEVLSGQARGKGSVKRAEPEMPFACRAVLTDS
- the ffh gene encoding signal recognition particle protein; the encoded protein is MFQNLQDRFETVLTNLRGQGRLTEDNIKDTLREVRMALLEADVALPVVRQFIEDVREQALGEAVTKSLTPGQVLIKIVNDELVKIMGAANERLDLAAQPPAVILMAGLQGSGKTTSVAKLARWLQEKQKKSVMVVSCDVYRPAAIEQLRTVAGEVGAEFCPSQGDEDPVHIAQRALESARKRFKDVLIVDTAGRLHVDAEMMDEIKRIHQAIKPVETLFVVDSMTGQDAANTAKAFDEALPLTGVILTKTDGDARGGAALSIRRITGKPIKFLGTGERTTALEPFHPDRVASRILGMGDVVSLVEEVQAKVDKDQAEKLVKKLKKGKDFDLADFKEQLEQMNRMGGMMSLMEKLPGMNQIPDHVKNKASDKEMGKLVAIINSMTPHERRFPAVIKGSRKRRIAAGSGTQVQDVNQLLKQFMQMQKMMKKMKGGGMAKMMRSLQGRLPPGMLPPGGFPPGGGFPPGGMPPGGGFPM
- a CDS encoding cytochrome C assembly family protein, encoding MIHILLAYVATLCYLASAAFIGIRLFRKEGWIPPRALAIAVGFGGLVLHSWLLWNGVFSHAGINLGFYHALALTSWTIVALLLVSSLTKPVDNLGLILLPAAALSLLLEAHMADVGFMRESAGTALKIHVLVSMLAYSLLTLAAVQAILLAVQDHHLRNRHPTGFVRTLPPLQTMESLLFEMITAGFVLLTLALLSGFAFLENMFAQHLVHKTVLSVLAWLVFGGLLVGRFRKGWRGRTAIVWTLGGFAILILAYFGSKAVLQFVLQNAG
- a CDS encoding CPBP family intramembrane glutamic endopeptidase; this translates as MHPAARFFLYLLVCLMLAALLTPALMAAGWIAIEPHRVMGRLAQLLILVGLWPFLRWQGLARREALGYGPSWLVLRRSIIGGWVLGVLILVALVLALLELEIRLPDTSPDSWSQTALRVAQALIGGLLIGVLEETFFRGALYSAIRRHSGVRSAMIWSAALYAVLHFMKPGELPEPAAFDGLGALRMFVYVFVDLFQWKHLDSLAALFMVGLLLALVRERTGHIGWCIGLHAGWVLVIQVNRRLTDGNDDSPLSFLVGDYDGTIGWLAALWIGLLMALYWAGSAGLRAWRARSG